The Candidatus Krumholzibacteriia bacterium DNA window GTGGGGAATCTCCCCTTCCAAGCCACCGATGACGAAGTTCAGCAGCTGTTCGGCCAGCACGGCGAGGTCCACTCGGTCGCGCTGATCAACGACCGGGAGACCGGCCGCCCCCGTGGGTTCGGCTTCGTCGAGATGGACGACGAAGGCGCCACCAAGGCCATGCAGGCGCTCGACGGTTACGAGATGAGTGGCCGTGCGTTGCGTGTGAACGAGGCCCAGGAACGCCGGGGTGGCCCGCGCGGCGGTGGCGGTGGTGGCGGCGGCCGCTACTAGGTTCTCCCTCTCGCTGGTTCCGTACTTCGTGCGCGTCCGCTCCTGACGGTCGTCCCCACTCCGGGGAGGCACGTCCAGAACAGGTCCCGCAGTTCATGTCGAGGCCCCGCTCCGCTGCCGGAG harbors:
- a CDS encoding RNA-binding protein, with translation MKKLYVGNLPFQATDDEVQQLFGQHGEVHSVALINDRETGRPRGFGFVEMDDEGATKAMQALDGYEMSGRALRVNEAQERRGGPRGGGGGGGGRY